The Anolis carolinensis isolate JA03-04 chromosome 2, rAnoCar3.1.pri, whole genome shotgun sequence genome has a window encoding:
- the LOC103277710 gene encoding uncharacterized protein LOC103277710: MPLHHRPLPAPPRPQDGPGHVVQEGQDEAPTSLPHGPRKRRGCSCGSSKFLGREKLPWEASSLEVEHGNLTSESAESVYEPPQKTSTDSEAATLADIPSLEDEVRDPLSSSSSSVGHEEEDDPSLHSWR, from the exons ATGCCTCTGCACCACAGGCCCCTCCCTGCCCCGCCCCGCCCCCAGGATGGCCCTGGACACGTGGTTCAGG AAGGCCAGGACGAGGCGCCCACATCTCTGCCTCATGGGCCCCGAAAACGTAGAGGCTGTTCCTGTGGATCCTCCAAG TTTCTGGGTAGAGAGAAGCTCCCCTGGGAGGCCAGCAGCCTTGAAGTGGAGCATGGGAACCTGACCTCCGAGAGTGCAGAGAG TGTCTATGAGCCCCCTCAAAAGACATCAACg GACTCCGAAGCAGCAACGCTGGCTGACATCCCCAGTCTGGAGGATGAGGTACGGGACCCTCTCTCCAGTTCAAGCAG ctctgtaggACATGAGGAAGAAGACGATCCATCCCTGCACTCATGGAGATAG
- the LOC107982246 gene encoding uncharacterized protein LOC107982246 encodes MPTLLREDLGTADGLAPTSQPGHSTSEQAGLSPPLQDLQGDHGPSGAPGRDLRGNAITHTNITVEFLTLAGWLGPLLYKEDRALAKRHLTARCLLLFHHEAAKIQKAALECFQHFLWHPVHPLEERQTINGLLAVLMHVEDEDEEVTKTARETLKEAAEVLRWHLKDSVLAEDTFSLQELLHKISKCLIHHCSPRREVEEQVYGCLRFFKSQRPSAKKVVAMLLSHVLHKNYNMCTDRNIYTFEAWLMNLLADHDPEVR; translated from the exons ATGCCCACACTCCTCAGAGAAGACCTGGGCACTGCTGACGGCCTGGCTCCAACATCGCAGCCTGGCCATTCAACATCAGAGCAGGCAGGGCTTTCTCCTCCTCTGCAAGATCTACAGGGAG aCCATGGGCCTTCAGGAGCTCCTGGACGGGATCTTCGGGGGAATGCAATCACCCACACCAACATCACTGTGGAGTTCCTGACCTTGGCTGGCTGGCTGGGCCCCCTGCTATATAAGGAAGACCGGGCACTTGCGAAGCGTCACCTGACTGCCAGgtgcctccttctcttccaccAT gagGCGGCCAAGATCCAGAAGGCAGCCCTAGAATGCTTCCAGCATTTTCTCTGGCACCCGGTACATCCCCTTGAGGAGCGCCAGACCATCAATGGCCTCCTGGCGGTGCTAATGCATGTGGAGGATGAAGATGAGGAGGTGACCAAG ACTGCGAGGGAGACCCTCAAGGAGGCAGCGGAGGTCCTGCGATGGCACCTGAAGGACAGCGTTCTGGCGGAGGACACCTTCAGCCTGCAGGAGCTGCTTCACAAGATCTCCAAGTGCTTG atccatcactgcAGCCCCAGGAGAGAGGTGGAGGAGCAGGTGTATGGCTGCCTGCGTTTCTTTAAAAGCCAACGTCCATCGGCAAAGAAGGTGGTGGCCATGTTGCTCA GTCATGTTCTTCACAAGAACTACAACATGTGCACCGATAGAAACATCTACACCTTCGAGGCCT gGCTGATGAACCTCCTTGCCGACCATGACCCTGAAGTCAGATGA